From Paenibacillus physcomitrellae, the proteins below share one genomic window:
- a CDS encoding potassium channel family protein, giving the protein MKNQQFVVIGLGRFGSSLALELMDLGYEVLGVDRNEEIVDEMSNFLTYAVVADATDEDMLRSLGIRNFDCGIVAIGDDIQMSILAAILLKEMGIRQVVAKAISVLHGRALEKLGVDRVIFPERDMGIRVAHQLVTPNLLDYIELSKDYSIVELTVPSALDGKTIGEVNARSRFGCSIVAVQKPGGCLIAPTSMDLMNTNDIMVVIGNNNSIHEFETAIDEYEQESL; this is encoded by the coding sequence ATGAAAAATCAGCAATTTGTCGTCATCGGCCTCGGCCGTTTCGGTTCAAGTCTCGCGCTTGAATTGATGGATTTAGGGTATGAAGTGCTTGGTGTAGACCGGAATGAAGAGATTGTCGATGAAATGAGCAACTTTCTTACCTATGCGGTGGTGGCGGATGCGACGGATGAGGATATGCTTCGTTCACTGGGCATCCGCAATTTCGACTGCGGTATCGTGGCGATCGGAGACGATATTCAAATGAGTATTCTCGCCGCGATCCTGCTCAAAGAAATGGGCATCCGCCAGGTTGTTGCCAAGGCCATTTCCGTACTGCACGGCCGGGCTCTGGAGAAGCTTGGCGTGGACCGGGTTATTTTTCCTGAACGCGATATGGGGATTCGGGTTGCCCATCAGCTGGTGACGCCAAATTTGCTGGATTACATTGAACTGTCCAAAGATTACAGCATCGTAGAACTGACGGTACCGTCCGCGCTTGACGGAAAGACGATCGGGGAGGTCAATGCCCGTTCCCGTTTCGGCTGCAGCATTGTCGCGGTTCAGAAGCCCGGCGGGTGTCTTATTGCCCCTACGTCGATGGACTTGATGAACACGAATGATATAATGGTGGTTATAGGCAACAATAACAGCATTCATGAATTCGAGACTGCCATAGACGAATATGAACAGGAGTCTTTATAA